One Fusarium musae strain F31 chromosome 6, whole genome shotgun sequence DNA segment encodes these proteins:
- a CDS encoding hypothetical protein (EggNog:ENOG41) translates to MQQFTTADAPRLVQDNFDDINPKDFIEQEPKSKRPRTADILLEEQLPQGLLKAAEVADLAGDFFSVKPESDHEQLPEGIEETAEEKQKHWFVGSVDQGTTSTRFLIFNGHGEPIVSHQIEFKNHYPNSGWHEHDPMTLLESVETCIEKATEKFCEKGHHIEDIRSIGITNQRETTILWDNITGEPLYNAVVWPDTRTSALVRELKNKPGAEKLQETCGLPLSTYPSSVKLLWVLQNVESVRKAYDEGRLSFGTVDSWLIYKLNGGQDREGGPIFVTDATNASRTMFMNLKTLQYDDELLKFFEVDRTKLNLPKIVPSSDPTAYGSLARGPLKGVPIAGCLGDQSAALVGQCGFKPGQAKNTYGTGCFLLYNVGNEPVISKTGLLATVAYDFGKGRKPVYALEGSIAVAGSGVKFLQNNLGIINSSSEVDTVAKSVPDNGGVTFVTAFSGLFAPYWIDDAKGTLFGVTQHTNKGHIVRATLEATCHQTAAILDAMASDSGHALDILAVDGGLSNSDLCMQTQADLSGVPVDRPAMRETTALGAAIAAGLATGVWDELEELHEVNRKGRKIFYPETDKKTVRRSRKRWERAVEMSRGWLQEDEDDDDE, encoded by the coding sequence ATGCAACAATTCACAACAGCAGACGCTCCTCGCTTGGTGCAGGACAACTTCGATGATATAAACCCCAAGGACTTCATCGAGCAAGAACCCAAGTCTAAGCGCCCACGAACTGCTGATATCCTCCTTGAGGAGCAATTACCACAGGGTCTTCTCAAGGCTGCCGAGGTTGCAGACCTTGCTGGAGACTTCTTCTCCGTCAAGCCTGAGTCAGACCACGAGCAACTCCCTGAAGGTATCGAGGAGACAGCAGAGGAGAAGCAAAAACACTGGTTCGTCGGTAGTGTCGACCAGGGTACCACGTCAACTCGCTTCCTCATTTTTAACGGTCATGGAGAGCCCATTGTGAGCCACCAGATTGAGTTTAAAAACCACTATCCCAACTCTGGGTGGCACGAGCATGACCCCATGACACTCCTCGAGTCTGTAGAGACATGCATCGAGAAGGCAACAGAGAAGTTCTGCGAAAAGGGTCACCATATCGAGGATATCCGCTCCATCGGTATTACAAATCAACGTGAGACTACTATCCTCTGGGACAACATTACTGGCGAGCCCCTTTACAACGCTGTTGTCTGGCCGGATACTCGCACTTCTGCTCTCGTCCGTGagctcaagaacaagcctgGTGCTGAGAAGCTCCAAGAGACTTGTGGTCTCCCACTGTCTACCTACCCTTCAAGTGTTAAGCTACTCTGGGTCCTGCAGAACGTTGAGTCAGTCCGAAAGGCTTACGATGAGGGTCGTCTATCGTTTGGCACTGTCGACTCTTGGCTCATCTATAAGCTCAACGGCGGACAAGACCGTGAGGGCGGACCCATCTTTGTCACCGACGCCACCAACGCCAGCCGCACCATGTTCATGaacctcaagacccttcagtacgatgatgagctcctcaagTTCTTCGAGGTCGACCGTACTAAGCTCAACCTGCCCAAGATTGTGCCTTCCTCTGACCCCACTGCCTACGGATCTCTCGCCCGTGGGCCTCTCAAGGGTGTCCCCATCGCTGGCTGCTTAGGAGACCAGTCTGCAGCACTTGTCGGTCAATGTGGATTcaagccaggccaggccaagaaCACCTATGGTACCGGCTGCTTCCTTCTCTACAATGTTGGCAACGAGCCTGTCATCTCCAAGACCGGACTGCTTGCTACTGTTGCATATGATTTCGGAAAGGGTCGTAAGCCTGTTTACGCCCTTGAGGGCAGCATCGCTGTTGCTGGCTCTGGTGTCAAGTTCCTCCAGAACAACCTCGGCATCATCAACTCTTCCTCCGAGGTGGATACTGTCGCCAAAAGCGTTCCTGACAACGGCGGCGTTACATTCGTGACAGCTTTCAGTGGTCTCTTTGCCCCCTACTGGATCGATGACGCCAAGGGTACTCTCTTCGGTGTCACCCAACACACTAACAAGGGCCATATTGTGCGAGCAACGCTTGAGGCCACGTGCCATCAAACAGCCGCCATTCTCGATGCTATGGCATCTGACTCTGGCCACGCCCTTGACATTCTGGCCGTCGATGGCGGCCTCTCCAACTCGGACCTCTGCATGCAGACCCAGGCCGACCTTAGTGGTGTGCCTGTCGACCGCCCCGCTATGCGTGAGACTACTGCGCTCGGCGCCGCCATTGCTGCGGGTCTCGCCACTGGTGTATGGGACGAGCTAGAGGAGTTGCACGAAGTCAACCGCAAGGGCCGCAAGATCTTCTACCCAGAGACTGACAAGAAGACTGTCCGCCGATCACGAAAGAGGTGGGAGCGAGCCGTCGAGATGAGCCGAGGCTGGCTtcaggaggatgaggacgacgatgacgaataA